Proteins from a single region of Rhipicephalus sanguineus isolate Rsan-2018 chromosome 5, BIME_Rsan_1.4, whole genome shotgun sequence:
- the LOC119393777 gene encoding 39S ribosomal protein L40, mitochondrial isoform X1: protein MHIFALTARLSNLRLAAIPQRFLQPGAVALRNLHTTAQLGAEPLKKKKRLDPAILRMREERKKRRIEKGIRQLKKHAKKYKPIEEQEVAPKLQKELGLRHRALPVLDHETCQLREAMQRAWSIYCMRKHQNEAAMLERIVSTQEKALEMLKEASEDLYSAAIQTDNGLFPAQFKAIVSTPPIKNYEPPDGKYVDTTKKWRP, encoded by the exons ATGCACATTTTCGCCTTGACCGCAAGACTGTCAAATTTGAG GTTAGCGGCGATCCCACAGCGATTTCTGCAGCCTGGTGCCGTTGCGTTGAGGAATTTGCACACCACGGCCCAGCTTGG CGCGGAGCCGCTTAAAAAGAAGAAGCGACTGGACCCggccattctgcgcatgagggAAGAACGGAAGAAACGAAGGATTGAAAAGGGTATACGCCAGCTCAAGAAGCATGCCAAAAAGTACAAACCCATCGAAGAGCAGGAGGTAGCCCCGAAACTGCAAAAAGAGCTAGG ATTAAGGCACAGGGCTCTGCCTGTCTTGGATCATGAAACGTGTCAGCTGCGAGAAGCGATGCAGCGCGCTTGGAGCATTTATTGCATGCGGAAGCATCAGAACGAAGCTGCCATGCTGGAACGCATCGTGTCAACACAGGAGAAGGCTCTGGAGATGCTGAAGGAGGCCTCTGAAGACTTATACAGTGCAGCCATTCAG ACTGACAATGGCTTGTTTCCTGCTCAGTTCAAGGCAATAGTTTCTACTCCTCCAATCAAGAATTATGAACCGCCTGATGGGAAGTATGTTGACACTACAAAGAAGTGGAGACCCTGA